One window of the Salvelinus fontinalis isolate EN_2023a chromosome 2, ASM2944872v1, whole genome shotgun sequence genome contains the following:
- the LOC129814442 gene encoding serine/threonine-protein kinase TAO3-like, with protein MSGYKRMRRQHQKQLIALENRLKAEMDELRLRLQKEVETHANNTYIELERLAKRHAVHTDKELKAATAEEKRIQQQIIAQQKKELTTFLDNQKREYRLCKDKIKEEMNEDPSTPKEEKQERLSRHKETVQRSQADDEAHLLDQQRLVYDRSCRAMKRRTLVRRHEFEQEQMREELNKKKTQKEMEQALMIRQDESTQELERRQLQTLQRLRVELIRLQHQTELENQEEYNGRRQRELHRKHALEQRQQPRNLKMLEMQIKKQFQDTCKVQTKQYKALRNHQLEVSPKSEHKAILKSLKEEQTRKLAVLAEQYEQSINEMMASQAMRLEEEQQGECQALKQQLQQEMELLDAYQNKTKAQTEAQHERELQKLEQEVSLRRAHLEQKIEEELASLQKERTERIKHLFERQEREMDAFDAESAKLGFESLGSLDFPKEDDR; from the exons ATGTCTGGTTATAAGCGCATGCGGCGGCAGCACCAGAAGCAGCTGATCGCCCTGGAAAACAGGCTGAAGGCGGAGATGGATGAGCTTAGGCTCCGGTTGCAGAAAGAAGTGGAGACCCACGCCAACAACACTTACATAGAACTGGAGAGACTGGCCAAACGGCACGCCGTTCACACAGACAAAGAG TTAAAGGCAGCTAcagcagaggagaagaggatcCAGCAACAGATCATTGCCCAGCAAAAGAAGGAGCTGACCACCTTCTTAGACAACCAGAAGAGAGAGTACAGGCTCTGTAAAGACAAGATCAAAGAG GAGATGAATGAGGACCCCAGTACACCCAAGGAGGAGAAGCAGGAGCGTCTGTCCAGGCACAAGGAGACGGTGCAGCGCTCACAGGCTGATGATGAGGCCCATCTCCTTGACCAGCAGAGGCTGGTCTATGACAGGAGTTGCCGGGCCATGAAACGCAGGACACTGGTCAGGAGGCACGAGTTTGAACAGGAGCAAATGAGAGAG GAGCTGAATAAGAAGAAGACCCAGAAGGAGATGGAGCAGGCCCTGATGATCCGACAGGACGAGTCCACTCAGGAGCTGGAGCGCAGGCAGCTGCAGACACTGCAGAGGCTCCGTGTTGAGCTGATCCGCCTGCAGCACCAGACCGAGTTGGAGAACCAGGAGGAGTACAACGGCCGGCGGCAGAGAGAGCTGCACAGGAAGCACGCCCTAGAGCAGCGGCAGCAGCCCCGGAACCTCAAG ATGTTGGAGATGCAGATCAAGAAACAGTTCCAGGACACGTGTAAGGTGCAGACCAAGCAGTACAAAGCCCTGAGGAACCATCAGCTTGAGGTCTCTCCTAAGAGTGAGCACAAAGCCATCCTAAAGTCACTGAAGGAGGAGCAGACACGCAAGCTCGCCGTGCTGGCCGAGCAGTACGAGCAGAGCATCAACGAGATGATGGCCTCACAAGCG ATGCGTCTGGAGGAGGAGCAGCAAGGAGAGTGCCAGGCATTGAAGCAGCAGCTGCAGCAGGAGATGGAGCTCCTGGATGCCTACCAGAACAAGACCAAGGCCCAGACAGAAGCCCAACACGAGCGGGAGCTGCAGAAGCTGGAGCAGGAAGTCTCCTTACGCAGGGCCCACCTGGAACAAAAG ATTGAAGAGGAGCTGGCCTCACTTCAGAAGGAACGCACTGAAAGGATCAAGCACCTGTTTGAACggcaagagagggagatggacgcGTTCGATGCAGAGAGCGCTAAGCTGGGGTTTGAGAGTTTAGGATCACTGGACTTCCCCAAGGAGGACGACAGATGA